A stretch of the Fusarium musae strain F31 chromosome 2, whole genome shotgun sequence genome encodes the following:
- a CDS encoding hypothetical protein (EggNog:ENOG41), with protein sequence MAIREHFRRAVRSDASSTNIVDANTPGKITATMTKSSQNSDKSDSSSKSSLVNKLSRTWTWGSKDKDATKERKTKNKKGKKITHPSEKPMTAQNLQHQEMLSHFDFTFGASCPEQIEEDNFIGISPCCTRAPSVVDFSLEGDSESDDQTSSSSSSVKSS encoded by the coding sequence ATGGCCATCCGAGAGCACTTCCGCCGCGCTGTGCGCTCCGACGCTTCAAGCACAAATATCGTCGACGCCAACACTCCCGGAAAGATCACAGCCACCATGACAAAGTCCAGTCAGAACAGTGACAAGTcagactcatcatcaaaatCATCACTCGTCAACAAGCTGTCCCGTACCTGGACGTGGGGGTCTAAGGACAAGGATGCCACCAAGGAGCGCAagaccaagaacaagaagggaaagaagatcACCCACCCTAGCGAGAAGCCAATGACCGCACAGAATCTCCAGCACCAGGAGATGCTCTCTCACTTCGACTTTACATTTGGCGCCTCTTGTCCTGAACAAATTGAGGAGGACAATTTCATCGGCATCAGCCCTTGCTGCACCAGAGCCCCCAGTGTTGTTGACTTCTCACTGGAAGGCGACAGCGAAAGCGATGATCAGacatcttcctcgtcttcctccgTCAAATCATCGTAG
- the RPS18 gene encoding ribosomal 40S subunit protein S18B (EggNog:ENOG41~BUSCO:EOG09264YEG) produces the protein MSLVSGEKSNFQFVSHPLQHRFIDIEFDTVALECARAILFSVILRLLNTNVDGKQKVMYALTRIKGVGRRYSNLVCKKADVDLNKRAGELTSEELERIVTILQNPTQYKIPTWFINRQRDIVDGKDSHILANGVDSKLREDLERLKKIRAHRGLRHYWGLRVRGQHTKTTGRRGRTVGVSKKKGG, from the exons ATGTCGCTCGTCTCGGGAGAGAAGTCGAACTTCCAGTTCGTAAGTCACCCTCTCCAGCATCGCTTCATCGATATCGAATTCGACACCGTTGCGCTCGAATGCGCTCGTGCCATCCTGTTCAGCGTT ATTCTCcgtcttctcaacaccaatgtTGACGGAAAGCAAAAGGTTATGTACGCCTTGACCAGGATCAAGGGTGTCGGTCGCCGATACTCCAACTTGGTTTGCAAGAAGGCCGACGTGGATCTGAACAAGCG CGCTGGTGAGCTCACCTCTGAAGAGCTCGAGCGAATCGTCACCATCCTCCAAAACCCCACCCAGTACAAGATCCCCACGTGGTTCATCAACCGACAGCGCGATATCGTCGATGGCAAGGACTCCCACATTCTTGCCAACGGTGTCGACTCAAAGCTCCGTGAGGATCTCGAGCGCCTCAAGAAGATCCGCGCCCACCGTGGTCTCCGACACTACTGGGGTCTCCGTGTCCGCGGTCAGCACACCAAGACCACTGGTCGCCGTGGCAGGACCGTCGGTgtctccaagaagaagggtggttaa
- a CDS encoding hypothetical protein (EggNog:ENOG41~BUSCO:EOG0926400M) translates to MSRQIQQPSNQIKLTNVSLVRLKKGKKRFELACYKNKVLEWRSGIETDLDNVLQIPNVFLNVSKGQTAPREDLDKAFGKGKSTDDIILEILKKGEMQVGEKERAAQTERVHNEVVSIVASKLVDPRTKRVYTSGMIEKALDMLSSQAHTATPDKSAAGSVTGTPATGEAGEAKPRAQHNWTGVSTTKSAKSQALEAMKALIAHQPIPVARARMRLRIACTTNVLKQAVKGAKGGNKEEDGEQKAVGTVKDKILSYVEQVESQDVVGSEWEVVGFVEPGAFKPLSDFIGNETKGQGRVEVLDMAVTHED, encoded by the coding sequence ATGTCTCGCCAGATCCAACAACCATCCAACCAAATCAAGCTCACAAACGTCTCCCTCGTACGCCtcaagaagggaaagaagcgCTTTGAGCTCGCCTGCTACAAGAACAAGGTCCTCGAGTGGCGATCCGGGATTGAGACAGATCTCGATAATGTCCTCCAGATCCCAAATGTCTTCCTCAACGTGTCCAAGGGGCAAACAGCGCCTCGTGAGGATCTCGACAAGGCCTTTGGCAAGGGCAAGTCTACTGACGACATCATCCTTGAGATTTTGAAAAAGGGCGAGATGCAAGTCGGCGAGAAAGAGCGCGCGGCGCAGACAGAGCGGGTGCACAACGAAGTTGTCAGCATAGTCGCTAGCAAACTGGTCGATCCAAGAACCAAGCGCGTCTACACTTCTGGCATGATCGAGAAGGCTCTCGACATGCTCAGCTCACAGGCTCACACCGCGACACCAGATAAGAGCGCTGCCGGAAGTGTTACTGGAACACCTGCGACTGGAGAAGCGGGCGAAGCTAAGCCCAGGGCTCAGCACAACTGGACGGGGGTAAGCACGACCAAGAGCGCAAAGAGCCAGGCCCTTGAAGCTATGAAAGCCCTCATCGCTCATCAGCCCATTCCAGTAGCGAGAGCACGCATGAGACTTCGTATCGCCTGTACCACCAACGTCCTCAAGCAAGCCGTGAAAGGAGCCAAGGGAGGcaacaaggaagaagacggcGAGCAAAAGGCTGTGGGGACAGTCAAGGATAAGATCCTCAGTTACGTTGAGCAAGTCGAGAGTCAAGATGTCGTTGGTTCGGAATGGGAAGTGGTAGGCTTTGTAGAACCTGGAGCCTTTAAGCCCCTATCCGACTTTATTGGCAATGAGACCAAGGGGCAGGGAAGAGTTGAGGTTTTGGATATGGCTGTCACGCACGAGGATTGA
- a CDS encoding hypothetical protein (EggNog:ENOG41~MEROPS:MER0002010): protein MRLSTSALVLGATSSAIGLQEQQILGGDSKPLVDIDVNAWTKPLEKFFGEISSEAKAVWDEVTLLAPDAVEAFKKQVLTQPKKANRRPDAHWDHIVKGADVQSLWVEKNGEKHREVGGKLDNFNLRAKKVDPSKLGVDKVKQYSGYLDNEEEDKHLFYWFFESRNDPKNDPVVLWLNGGPGCSSLTGLFLELGPASINKKIELVNNPESWNNNASVIFLDQPVNVGYSYSGGSVSNTVAAGKDIYALLTLFFHQFPEYAKQDFHIAGESYAGHYIPVFANEILSHDDRNINLKSVLIGNGLTDGYTQYAYYRPMACGEGGYPSVLSDSECQSMDNALPRCQSLIKGCYESGSAWSCVPASIYCNNAMMGPYQRTGQNVYDIRGKCEDSSNLCYPGLGYIADYLNREEVKEALGVEVSSYDSCNMDINRNFLFAGDWMQPYHQLVPNVLDKIPVLIYAGDADFICNWLGNQAWTDKLQWSGQKDFSHAKIKNLEHDGKEYGKVKSSGNFTFMQIYGAGHMVPMDQPEASSDFFNRWLSGEWF from the exons ATGCGTTTGTCAACCTCCGCGCTCGTGCTGGGCGCTACCTCTTCGGCCATCGGCCtgcaagagcagcagatACTCGGCGGCGACTCCAAGCCTCTCGTCGATATCGACGTCAACGCCTGGACTAAGCCACTCGAGAAGTTCTTTGGCGAGATCTCATCAGAGGCCAAGGCTGTCTGGGACGAAGTCACGCTTCTTGCTCCCGACGCTGTCGAGGCTTTCAAGAAGCAGGTCCTTACCCAGCCTAAGAAAGCCAACCGTCGACCCGATGCCCACTGGGATCACATCGTCAAGGGTGCTGACGTCCAGTCCCTTTGGGTCGAGAAGAATGGTGAGAAGCATCGCGAGGTTGGCGGAAAGCTCGACAACTTCAACCTCCGCGCCAAGAAGGTCGACCCTTCAAAGCTCGGTgttgacaaggtcaagcaGTACAGTGGTTATCTCGAcaatgaggaggaggacaagCATCTCTTCTACT GGTTCTTCGAGTCCCGTAACGACCCCAAGAACGACCCTGTCGTCCTCTGGCTTAACGGTGGCCCTGGCTGCTCTTCATTGACTGGTctcttccttgagcttggacctgcttccatcaacaagaagatcgagcTCGTCAACAACCCCGAGTCCTGGAACAACAATGCTTCCGTCATCTTCCTTGACCAGCCCGTCAATGTAGGCTACTCCTACAGTGGCGGTTCCGTCAGCAACACTGTTGCTGCCGGCAAGGACATCTATGCTCTCCTCACCCTGTTCTTCCACCAGTTCCCCGAGTATGCCAAGCAGGACTTCCACATTGCTGGCGAGTCATATGCAGGCCACTACATCCCTGTTTTCGCCAACGAGATTCTCTCTCACGATGACcgcaacatcaacctcaagagcGTCCTCATTGGCAATGGCCTTACTGATGGCTACACCCAGTATGCCTACTATCGCCCCATGGCCTGCGGTGAGGGTGGCTATCCTTCTGTCCTTAGTGACAGCGAGTGTCAGTCCATGGATAACGCTCTGCCCCGCTGCCAGTCTCTAATCAAGGGCTGCTACGAGTCCGGCAGTGCCTGGTCTTGTGTCCCCGCCAGCATCTACTGCAACAACGCCATGATGGGCCCCTACCAGCGCACCGGCCAGAATGTCTACGACATTCGAGGCAAGTGTGAGGACAGCTCCAACCTCTGCTATCCTGGCCTAGGTTACATTGCCGACTACCTGAACCGCGAAGAGGTCAAGGAggctcttggtgttgaggtcagCAGCTACGACAGCTGCAACATGGACATCAACCGAAACTTCCTCTTTGCTGGAGACTGGATGCAGCCTTACCACCAGCTCGTCCCCAAcgttcttgacaagatcccCGTTCTCATCTATGCTGGCGATGCCGACTTTATCTGCAACTGGTTGGGTAACCAGGCATGGACCGACAAGCTCCAGTGGTCTGGCCAGAAGGATTTCAGCcacgccaagatcaagaaccttGAGCATGACGGCAAGGAGTACGGCAAGGTCAAGTCTAGCGGTAACTTCACCTTCATGCAGATCTATGGTGCTGGCCACATGGTGCCCATGGACCAGCCCGAGGCTTCCTCTGATTTCTTCAACCGCTGGCTAAGCGGAGAGTGGTTCTAA
- a CDS encoding hypothetical protein (EggNog:ENOG41), whose translation MAADLIMPTLAGDQHSRHFFPQQQQQQQRPTHQRNQSYQISVGPQISPIDTNESTSPNSASSTPTSPRAHHARQTRPMYMPAALRPNLFPSKSNKMPIDDAASASSIEPDGALRRTNSSLINLPGMSVFTNKLARVSTGDSTQSSIDGDFDPDMFPEVKAQPTRKHWKPDAESTVCDDPTCKRTFSYFTRRHHCRKCGHIFCDSHSTFAAPLDHDAKFNPRAPLSRTCRHCCEEFKSWYTRNSSRASSAASSDAPNPTPSTPIGTGFGDASELPRGPELAVSVPRDWNWSTF comes from the exons ATGGCTGCCGACCTCATTATGCCCACTCTTGCGGGAGACCAGCACTCACGCCATTTCTTcccccagcagcaacagcagcagcagcgcccTACGCATCAACGGAATCAGTCATATCAGATCTCGGTTGGACCTCAGATTTCACCCATCGACACCAATGAGTCCACCAGCCCCAACTCCGCCTCCTCAACTCCCACTTCTCCCAGAGCGCACCATGCACGACAGACTCGGCCCATGTATATGCCCGCAGCCCTGCGTCCAAACTTGTTCCCCTCCAAGTCCAATAAAATGCccattgatgatgctgcttcTGCCTCCAGCATCGAGCCTGATGGCGCCTTGAGACGTaccaacagcagcctcaTCAATCTCCCTGGCATGTCCGTCTTCACCAACAAGCTAGCACGTGTTTCGACCGGCGATAGCACTCAGAGCAGCATTGACGGCGATTTCGATCCCGACATGTTCCCCGAAGTCAAGGCTCAGCCTACTCGCAAGCACTGGAAG CCCGATGCCGAATCTACTGTTTGTGATGACCCGACTTGCAAGCGGACTTTTAGCTATTTCACTCGACGTCACCACTGCCGAAAGTGCGGTCACATTTTCTGCGACTCTCATTCCACCTTTGCCGCTCCTCTCGATCATGATGCCAAGTTCAATCCTCGCGCCCCCCTTTCCCGAACCTGTCGTCACTGCTGTGAAGAGTTCAAGAGTTGGTATACACGTAATAGCAGCCGTGCTTCGAGTGCCGCCTCTTCGGATGCGCCCAACCCTACCCCCTCAACTCCCATCGGTACCGGTTTTGGAGACGCCTCCGAACTGCCTCGTGGCCCTGAACTCGCTGTCAGTGTGCCTAGGGATTGGAACTGGAGCACTTTCTGA